In a single window of the Limnohabitans sp. 2KL-27 genome:
- a CDS encoding DMT family transporter: MNTPQSRERLALWLLWVTPALWSVNYIVARTAPGVVEPHMLALGRWALAGVILAVIARSELWRERRSTLQHGWRYLALGALGMLICGAWVYEGAQTTSAMNIALIYAASPVLIALGAVVWLGERFSWRQGLGVVVAMAGVFHVVVKGQWLALGQVQWVAGDGWIVLAMVSWAAFALLQKKWSTPLGSTARLAAICMGGVVILLPFSVWEYWQADRPAWSVQATVLVVAAGLLPGIGAYWAYGFSQKVLGASRVAASLYLGPLYGGLAAWLVLGEAMGWHHVWGAALILPGIYMASRR; encoded by the coding sequence CGCCTGGCCCTTTGGCTCCTCTGGGTCACACCCGCCTTGTGGTCTGTCAATTACATCGTGGCCCGCACGGCACCGGGGGTGGTGGAGCCGCACATGCTGGCACTGGGGCGGTGGGCATTGGCGGGCGTCATCTTGGCCGTGATTGCGCGCAGCGAGCTGTGGCGTGAACGCCGCAGCACCTTGCAGCATGGCTGGCGTTACTTGGCCTTGGGTGCTTTGGGCATGCTCATTTGTGGGGCCTGGGTTTACGAGGGCGCTCAAACCACATCGGCCATGAACATCGCCCTGATTTATGCCGCTTCGCCCGTGCTGATCGCGCTCGGTGCCGTGGTGTGGCTGGGCGAACGGTTTTCGTGGCGACAAGGCTTGGGCGTGGTGGTGGCCATGGCGGGCGTGTTCCATGTGGTGGTCAAAGGCCAATGGCTGGCCTTAGGCCAAGTGCAATGGGTCGCCGGTGATGGCTGGATCGTGCTCGCCATGGTGTCCTGGGCCGCATTTGCTTTGCTGCAGAAAAAATGGTCAACCCCCTTGGGCTCCACCGCACGCCTGGCTGCGATTTGCATGGGCGGCGTGGTGATTTTGCTGCCCTTCAGTGTGTGGGAGTACTGGCAAGCCGATCGCCCGGCCTGGAGCGTTCAGGCCACGGTGCTGGTGGTGGCTGCAGGCCTGTTGCCGGGCATTGGTGCGTATTGGGCTTATGGCTTCAGCCAGAAGGTTTTGGGGGCCAGCCGCGTGGCCGCCAGTTTGTACCTCGGGCCTTTGTATGGCGGCTTGGCCGCTTGGCTGGTTTTGGGCGAAGCCATGGGCTGGCACCACGTTTGGGGTGCTGCCCTGATCTTGCCGGGCATCTACATGGCATCCAGACGCTGA
- a CDS encoding metallophosphoesterase, whose product MNIQLLSDLHLESNPDFVPSPASGADVLVLAGDIGSYQAGSALASAGDSDFGLARFSPLHGWPTPVLFVPGNHEYDGLDFDSAHTRLRHTCERLGITWLEREVVQLGGVRFVGTTLWTDFDALGPLAGQPIPDPLTDKIPAHFSHPNSQYTRQLKARDKAFRAANYYLRKTLTTRQGEPWLAEGLREQALQCQDWLNAALRAPFAGPTVVITHFAPSLASADPRYGRVPGTAGFCNALDHWLPHAQLWLHGHLHCASDYTQNGCRVVANPLGYARKNEQVLFKPQCLLEVRGT is encoded by the coding sequence ATGAACATCCAGCTCCTTTCCGACCTGCACCTGGAGTCCAACCCCGACTTTGTGCCCAGCCCGGCCTCAGGTGCCGATGTGCTGGTGCTCGCGGGCGACATTGGCTCGTATCAGGCGGGCTCGGCCCTGGCCAGCGCAGGCGACAGCGACTTTGGCCTGGCGCGGTTTTCGCCGCTGCACGGCTGGCCCACACCCGTGCTGTTTGTGCCCGGCAACCACGAGTACGACGGGCTGGACTTTGACTCCGCCCACACCCGACTGCGCCACACCTGCGAGCGGCTGGGCATCACCTGGCTGGAGCGCGAAGTGGTGCAGCTAGGGGGCGTACGCTTTGTGGGCACCACGCTGTGGACCGACTTTGACGCACTGGGGCCGCTGGCCGGGCAGCCGATTCCCGACCCACTGACCGACAAAATCCCGGCGCACTTCAGCCACCCCAACAGCCAATACACACGCCAGCTCAAAGCCCGTGACAAGGCCTTTCGCGCGGCCAACTATTACCTGCGCAAAACCCTGACCACGCGCCAAGGTGAGCCCTGGCTGGCCGAGGGCCTGCGCGAGCAAGCCCTGCAATGCCAGGACTGGCTGAACGCTGCACTGCGCGCGCCTTTTGCAGGCCCCACGGTGGTCATCACGCACTTTGCGCCCAGCCTGGCCAGCGCCGACCCGCGCTATGGCCGGGTGCCAGGCACAGCGGGGTTTTGCAACGCGCTCGACCACTGGCTGCCCCACGCTCAGTTGTGGCTGCACGGCCATTTGCACTGCGCCAGCGACTACACCCAAAACGGCTGCCGCGTGGTGGCCAACCCACTGGGTTATGCGCGCAAAAACGAGCAAGTGCTGTTCAAGCCGCAATGCCTGCTGGAGGTCCGGGGCACATGA
- a CDS encoding LysR family transcriptional regulator, with amino-acid sequence MPNPASFRTLDLNLLRVFDEVMAERSLTRAAHNLALTQPAVSNALRRLREALGDELVRRHGHGIEPTPRALALWPSVREALRQLQAAIVPSAFEPQQANSTFVLAMADATAAELMGGLARELELQAPGVSLRVVPLTTRDPRKLLNEDSADIALGYFPAVLADLTARAQSGEAIPFEHQRLYSGEYVCVMRKGHPLAKRPLSLAAYCAARHLLVSFSGRAYGFVDEALATIGHHRRIVLTVNQFFTAGRVVVNSDLLTVLPRHFVRTTGMAHELVLHELPFDVPPVQVHALWHRKRQQDSPHQWLRTQLQQVARHAFASGVASSDIPT; translated from the coding sequence ATGCCCAACCCCGCCTCTTTTCGCACCCTCGACCTGAACTTGCTGCGGGTGTTCGACGAGGTCATGGCCGAGCGCAGCCTGACCCGGGCCGCACACAACCTGGCGCTGACCCAACCGGCCGTGAGCAATGCCTTGCGCCGGTTGCGCGAGGCCTTGGGCGATGAACTGGTGCGTCGCCATGGCCACGGCATCGAGCCCACACCCCGGGCGCTGGCCTTGTGGCCCAGCGTGCGCGAGGCCCTGCGCCAATTGCAAGCGGCCATCGTGCCCAGCGCTTTCGAGCCGCAGCAAGCCAACAGCACCTTTGTGCTGGCCATGGCCGACGCCACGGCGGCAGAACTCATGGGCGGGCTGGCCCGCGAACTGGAGCTGCAGGCCCCTGGCGTGTCCTTGCGCGTGGTGCCTCTGACCACGCGTGACCCGCGCAAGTTGCTGAACGAAGACAGCGCCGACATCGCTTTGGGCTACTTTCCGGCGGTGCTGGCCGACCTGACAGCACGCGCCCAATCGGGCGAGGCCATTCCCTTTGAACACCAACGCTTGTATTCGGGCGAATATGTGTGCGTGATGCGCAAGGGCCATCCGCTGGCCAAACGTCCCCTCAGCTTGGCGGCCTATTGCGCGGCCCGGCATTTGCTGGTGAGTTTTTCCGGGCGCGCCTATGGTTTTGTCGACGAAGCCCTGGCCACCATCGGACACCACAGGCGCATCGTGCTCACGGTCAACCAGTTTTTCACGGCCGGGCGGGTGGTGGTGAACTCCGATTTGCTCACGGTGCTGCCGCGCCACTTTGTGCGGACCACCGGCATGGCCCATGAATTGGTGCTGCACGAATTGCCCTTTGACGTGCCGCCCGTGCAAGTGCACGCCCTGTGGCACCGCAAGCGCCAACAAGACAGCCCGCACCAATGGCTGCGCACCCAACTGCAACAAGTCGCCCGGCACGCATTTGCCAGCGGTGTAGCAAGCAGCGACATCCCGACATGA